Part of the Sulfuricurvum kujiense DSM 16994 genome, GATTTCAGAGGTTTTGCCGGGACGATAGCATCGGGGACGATTAGCGTCGGAGACCGTATCAGGGTTTATCCCTCACTAAAAGAGGCCAGCGTCAAAGCGATCGTGACGTATGAGGGTGATTTGGATTCGGCTTCCAGCGGTGATGCGGTTACGTTGACATTGCATGAAGAGATCGATATCAGCCGAGGAAATGTTTTGGGCAAGTCGGGTGAGTCAATAGAGCAAAGCGATCAAATCACCGCGAATCTCGTGTGGATGGATGAGGAGAAATTGTCGACGGGGAAAAGCTTTTTATTGAAACGGGGATCGAGTGTAACAATGGCGTATGCCGAGTGTATCGATTATCGTGTCGATGTCAATACCCAAGAGAAATTTCAAGTCACGCAGCTCGAACTGAACGATATCGGATCGGTACGTTTGAATTTGGCCGAGCCGCTTGCATTTGATCGATACGACGAGAATCGGCAGATGGGTGGATTTATTCTGATTGACAAAATCACCAACAACACGGTGGCAGCCGGAATGATTACTCAGGATGCAGTGTCTAAAAAAGAAGGGCAGAGCAATGCGTCTGCCTTTGAAGTTGAGCTGAATGCTCTTATACGGCGGCATTTCCCGCATTGGAATGCCGCGACAATCGTTTAAGGAACAGATTATGGCGAGTGAAACAAAAGCTGAGCGGATTGAACGTATCAAACGTGAGAAAGACGGTTTGGACGTTATTTCCGACATCTATCGATACGCCAAGAGCGGCGAAGCGATTGATCCTGAAGATGTCGACCGGTTTAAATGGTACGGCATCTATACGCAAAACCGGAATCTCCAGGAAGCGGAGGATGAGACACAGTATTACATGCTTCGTGTCAAACTGGAAGCGGGGTATCTAAACGCAAAACAGGTGGAAGTACTGGGTGAGATATCGCTCCGATTCGCACGAGGCAGCGGCGACATCACGACGCGTCAGGATATACAGTTTCACTGGCTTAAAATCGAAGATTTGCCGGAAATTTTAGAAAGGCTGGCTGTCGTCGGATTAAGTGTCCTCGGAGCCTCCGGAGACTGTCCGCGCAATATCGTCAGCTGTCCGGTCAACGGTATCGATTACCATCAGATCGATGATGTCAGGGATGTGGTCGTAGCGTTGAACAATCTTTATCGGGGGAATCCCGATTTTTCAAATTTGCCGAGAAAGTTCAAAATCGGCGTGAGCGGATGCAACAAACATTGTATCCATCATGAAGTACAGGATCTGGCGTTTACCGCCGTCAAAAACGGCGATGAACTTCGTTTCAGCGTCAGTGTCGGCGGCGGTCAGGCGAGCAATCGGCGCATTGCCGATCATATCGGATACGTTAAACGGCGCGACATCGTCAAAATTTCCGAAGCGGTGGCGCGTATTTACCGAGATTTTGGAAGACGCGACAACCGAAGCAAAGCCCGTTTGGGCCATTTGGTCGAGGAATGGGGTGTTGAACGCTTTGCCTGCGAGCTTGAAAAAGAGTCGCATGTGACCTTGGAGAGATATGACGGAGCCCCGTTTACCCCGTATCCCAGACGCAGTCATTTCGGTGTCGGTGCAACGGTTCAAAAAGGGTACAACACCATCGGCTGTGCGCTCACCAGCGGTCGGATCAGCGGCGAGAAGCTCTTGAAGCTCGGACGAATCCTTGATTTGTATAAAGCCGAGGGGATTACGCTGACGACGACACAAAACTTTGTGATTCTAAACGTTCATACCGATGCGACGGAACCGATGATCGATACTTTGAGTGCAGTGGGATTTCATCCGCATCCTTCGGTTTTTGAAGCGCGTACTTTGGCGTGTACGGGGCTAAATTTTTGTAAATTCGCGGTCAGTGAGACCAAAGATTTGGCGATTGAAGTAGTGGAATACCTCAATCATCGTTTCCCTGATTTTGATGAGCCGGTGAGCATCAGCATCAACGGCTGTCCGAACTCCTGCGCCCATCCGCATATCGTCGATCTTGGATTTGTCGGCGCTATCGTCAAACGCGGTGAGGAACGGCTCAAAGGGTTCGATCTGATCGTAGGAGGGCATCTTGAAGGGGAATCTAGCCGTTTCGCCGTGAAGACGGGAGTTAAGGTTGCCGCGGATGAAGTGGCGCCGTTGGTGGAATCGTTGATTCATGAGTTTGAGGCCGGCAGCAGTAACAGTTTTGGAAATTTTTTATGGGAGAAATACGTTTATGAAACAGCTGTTCCGTCCACTGCTTGATCCAGGAGACAAATTAGAGCAGATAGGCCGCAATACGATCGGAGTACATAAAAAAACCTATTTTGATTTTACCGCGTCGGGATTGGCGTACGAGCCGATAGAAGCGCGCATACACGAAGTGCTTGAGACGTATGCGAATACCCATTCCAAAGAGGCGACTATGGCGGCAACGACGGATCGTTATTACCGTCATGCCCGAGAGCATTTAAAGGCATTGCTGGGACTGGACAGTTCATTTGCTTTGATGCCGTGCGGATGCGGTGCTACGGGAGCGGTAAAACGGCTTCAGGAGATACTGGGACTGTATATTCCGCCGGCAACACGCGCACGATACTCTTCTTTACCGCCGACGTATGAAATGCCTTTGGTTATCGTGGGACCGTATGAACACCATTCTAACGAGATCAGCTATCGGGAAGCTTTATGCGAGACGGTACGGGTCGGATTGAATGCCAGTGGGCTGGTTGACCTAGAACAGCTCGAAGAGATTTTAAAAATAAATGAAAATCGAGAGATTATCGGATCATTTTGTGTCGCTTCCAATGTGACGGGGACGATTACCCCTTATGAGCAGATATCGGAGATACTGCGCCGATATGGGGCAATTGTCTGTTTTGATGCGGCGGCTTCATCGCCGTATATGAATATCCCGTGTCATCTCTATGATGCGATGTTTTATTCGCCTCATAAACTCTTAGGCGGCCCCGGGTCATGCGGATTGCTGGCGGTTCGGAGAAATTTGTTCGATGCTGATGCCAAGCCGACCTTTGCGGGCGGAGGGACGGTACGCTATGTCAGCCGTACCAGCCACTATTTTGTAGACGGTATTGAAGATCGTGAAGATGCGGGAACTCCGGGGATATTGCAGCTTATTCGCGCCTCTTTGGCGTATCAGCTTAGAAACGAACTCGGATTCGGATGGATCGCTGCGAGGAAAAAATGTCTCTACGAGCGCTTTGTTGACGGGCTTAAAGAGATTGAGGGATCGACCTGCTACGGCTGTCGTAAGGCAGAGAATATCGGAATCGTGTCGTTTAATGTCAAAGGGATCGATCCCTATGCATTATGCTCGCTTCTATCTCAGACAAAAGGGTTTCAAACACGTGCAGGTTGTTCGTGTGCAGGGCCGTACGGACATGACCTATTAGGACTGGAGGATGATACGCCTCTTCAAGAGCGGCCGGGATGGCTGCGAATCAGTATCCATTATTCGCAAGAAATAGAAGATATCGATGCGTTATTGGAAGCGATTAAAAAATCAGTAAAGAGGCTCGAATGACAAAAATCATACAACACAATTCAGCCGAAACTAATCAGACGTTTTCGGTGAGAAAAGGAAATGTGTATCTCGTGGGCTGCGGTCTGGGAGATGTAGAACAGTTGACGATTAAAGCGTATCGGACTATCAAAGAAGCGCAGATCGTTTTATACGATAATCTCATTCCGCAGGAGATTATCGATTTGATTCCACCTGAAACTCGCAAGATTTATGTGGGAAAACCCAAAGACAACCATAGCATCAGCCAGGAGAGAATCAATCATCTTATTGCCGACTACGCAGGGCAAGGGTTTAGCGTGGCGAGACTCAAAAGCGGTGATCCCTA contains:
- a CDS encoding nitrite/sulfite reductase; the protein is MASETKAERIERIKREKDGLDVISDIYRYAKSGEAIDPEDVDRFKWYGIYTQNRNLQEAEDETQYYMLRVKLEAGYLNAKQVEVLGEISLRFARGSGDITTRQDIQFHWLKIEDLPEILERLAVVGLSVLGASGDCPRNIVSCPVNGIDYHQIDDVRDVVVALNNLYRGNPDFSNLPRKFKIGVSGCNKHCIHHEVQDLAFTAVKNGDELRFSVSVGGGQASNRRIADHIGYVKRRDIVKISEAVARIYRDFGRRDNRSKARLGHLVEEWGVERFACELEKESHVTLERYDGAPFTPYPRRSHFGVGATVQKGYNTIGCALTSGRISGEKLLKLGRILDLYKAEGITLTTTQNFVILNVHTDATEPMIDTLSAVGFHPHPSVFEARTLACTGLNFCKFAVSETKDLAIEVVEYLNHRFPDFDEPVSISINGCPNSCAHPHIVDLGFVGAIVKRGEERLKGFDLIVGGHLEGESSRFAVKTGVKVAADEVAPLVESLIHEFEAGSSNSFGNFLWEKYVYETAVPSTA
- a CDS encoding aminotransferase class V-fold PLP-dependent enzyme, whose amino-acid sequence is MKQLFRPLLDPGDKLEQIGRNTIGVHKKTYFDFTASGLAYEPIEARIHEVLETYANTHSKEATMAATTDRYYRHAREHLKALLGLDSSFALMPCGCGATGAVKRLQEILGLYIPPATRARYSSLPPTYEMPLVIVGPYEHHSNEISYREALCETVRVGLNASGLVDLEQLEEILKINENREIIGSFCVASNVTGTITPYEQISEILRRYGAIVCFDAAASSPYMNIPCHLYDAMFYSPHKLLGGPGSCGLLAVRRNLFDADAKPTFAGGGTVRYVSRTSHYFVDGIEDREDAGTPGILQLIRASLAYQLRNELGFGWIAARKKCLYERFVDGLKEIEGSTCYGCRKAENIGIVSFNVKGIDPYALCSLLSQTKGFQTRAGCSCAGPYGHDLLGLEDDTPLQERPGWLRISIHYSQEIEDIDALLEAIKKSVKRLE